A DNA window from Nitrospinota bacterium contains the following coding sequences:
- a CDS encoding RAD55 family ATPase, with translation MDMLLTDIKGFDELTGGIPKGTRTIIIGPSGSGKTVFSMQFLWTGLKNSERVSYNIFDRPFPSLMEYFKSFNWKIEEYIEKGFFIPIQSFTHHEEYKRDPRIKYFELTNLEEMKRIDLELSEKKVTRLICGDISQVIFSLIPIEQMNQIESWTSNWIWFEKVTVMDVILSGFLDEIGKKNFDLNKKGAQNIIHLRVAGRKREMKIEKMEGVQHPLDWIPFVINEGGIEIHL, from the coding sequence ATGGATATGCTTTTAACAGATATTAAGGGATTTGATGAGTTAACTGGTGGTATACCAAAAGGGACGAGGACAATTATTATTGGCCCATCAGGTTCGGGCAAAACAGTTTTTTCCATGCAGTTCTTATGGACCGGGTTAAAAAACAGTGAAAGGGTTTCCTATAATATCTTTGACAGGCCCTTTCCCTCTTTAATGGAGTACTTTAAGTCTTTTAACTGGAAGATTGAAGAGTATATAGAAAAAGGTTTTTTTATTCCTATACAGTCCTTTACTCATCATGAGGAGTATAAAAGGGATCCGCGAATTAAATATTTTGAGTTAACTAATCTTGAAGAGATGAAGAGAATAGATTTGGAGCTTTCAGAAAAAAAGGTAACCCGACTGATTTGCGGGGATATAAGCCAGGTTATTTTTTCGTTGATTCCGATTGAGCAAATGAACCAGATTGAGAGCTGGACATCCAACTGGATATGGTTTGAAAAGGTAACAGTTATGGATGTGATATTATCAGGTTTTTTGGATGAGATAGGGAAAAAGAATTTTGACCTCAACAAGAAAGGGGCGCAGAATATTATCCATTTAAGGGTTGCCGGAAGAAAAAGGGAGATGAAAATTGAAAAGATGGAAGGTGTCCAACATCCACTGGATTGGATACCCTTTGTCATAAATGAAGGGGGGATTGAGATTCATTTGTAG
- a CDS encoding Na/Pi cotransporter family protein, with protein MATDIIFGLIGGLGFFLFGMKLMSEALRSVAGEKLKDILQFLTKTPLLGIIIGTLVTLLIQSSSATSVMVVGFVNAGLLTLRQAISVIMGANIGTTFTAWLVSFLAIFKITNYALPAVGIGFAMTILGKSRTIKYWGQVILGFGILFMGLAIMKEVFQPLKESGAMKELFLKFSDYPILAVLVGTIVTMILQSSSATIAVIQLLAFNGVISFEASIPLILGDNIGTTITAQIAAINANTTAKRAAMAHLLFNVIGVSYMLILVYTGIYQRFIEFIVPGEITKNSIMLHIAVAHSAFNIFNTFVVFLPLLSLLEKAAIKLVPQREGFIDFTPRYLEKHLLNTPPIAINQAIKETLRMMELAKKALDEAVIGFFEDNRKILDNVIQKEETIDNLQKEITAYLVQLTQKSLNREESQTIPVLLHSVNDIERMGDHAENIVELAHRKIDQKAALTHWAIDELHLITDEVNHMFDELTKALENNDKTLAKRALKREERVNQLQLELKQNHVERLNEGKCKLISGLLFIDFVDNIEKIGDHLANVAESVMNNLRWKLNSINQQ; from the coding sequence ATGGCTACAGACATCATTTTTGGTCTGATAGGTGGTCTGGGATTCTTTCTCTTTGGTATGAAGCTCATGTCAGAAGCTCTGAGAAGCGTAGCAGGAGAAAAATTGAAGGATATTCTCCAGTTTCTTACCAAAACACCTCTTCTTGGAATTATTATTGGGACATTGGTAACCCTTCTTATTCAGAGCAGTAGCGCCACATCAGTCATGGTAGTAGGCTTTGTGAATGCTGGTCTCCTCACTTTGAGGCAAGCCATAAGTGTTATCATGGGTGCAAATATAGGTACAACATTTACAGCATGGTTGGTATCCTTCTTAGCCATCTTTAAAATTACTAACTACGCCTTACCAGCGGTTGGAATTGGCTTTGCAATGACAATATTAGGCAAATCGAGAACGATAAAATACTGGGGCCAGGTCATCCTCGGTTTTGGAATCCTCTTTATGGGCCTTGCAATCATGAAGGAGGTATTTCAACCCCTTAAAGAAAGTGGAGCGATGAAAGAGTTATTTTTAAAATTTTCTGACTACCCTATCCTTGCAGTTCTGGTTGGAACCATCGTTACAATGATCCTTCAGAGCAGTAGTGCAACTATAGCAGTGATTCAGCTCCTTGCCTTCAATGGTGTAATAAGCTTTGAAGCCTCTATCCCTCTTATTCTTGGAGATAATATAGGAACAACCATAACCGCACAAATAGCAGCTATAAATGCTAATACAACAGCAAAAAGAGCAGCTATGGCACATCTTCTCTTCAATGTGATAGGGGTCTCATACATGCTTATCCTTGTCTATACAGGAATTTACCAGCGGTTCATAGAGTTTATTGTACCAGGAGAAATAACTAAAAACAGTATTATGCTTCATATTGCTGTGGCTCACAGCGCATTCAATATTTTTAATACCTTTGTGGTGTTCCTCCCGCTATTAAGTCTCTTAGAAAAGGCCGCCATAAAGTTAGTCCCGCAAAGGGAAGGATTTATAGACTTTACTCCAAGGTATCTTGAAAAACACCTATTAAATACCCCTCCGATTGCTATAAACCAGGCGATAAAGGAGACTCTTCGAATGATGGAATTGGCTAAAAAGGCCTTAGATGAGGCGGTAATCGGTTTTTTTGAAGACAACAGGAAGATTTTAGATAATGTTATTCAAAAAGAGGAGACGATAGACAACCTCCAGAAGGAGATTACTGCTTATCTTGTGCAATTAACTCAAAAATCCCTTAATCGTGAAGAATCCCAGACCATACCCGTTCTTCTTCACTCAGTAAACGACATAGAAAGAATGGGTGACCACGCAGAAAATATTGTTGAGCTGGCCCATAGAAAAATAGATCAAAAAGCAGCCCTTACTCATTGGGCAATCGATGAATTACATCTCATAACTGATGAGGTCAATCATATGTTTGATGAACTTACGAAGGCATTGGAAAACAACGATAAGACCTTGGCTAAAAGGGCGCTAAAAAGAGAAGAAAGAGTAAATCAGCTACAATTAGAATTAAAACAAAACCATGTTGAAAGGCTTAACGAGGGAAAGTGCAAGCTTATTAGCGGACTACTCTTTATTGATTTTGTAGATAATATAGAAAAGATTGGGGACCATCTTGCTAATGTTGCTGAATCTGTAATGAATAATCTGAGGTGGAAATTAAACTCAATTAATCAACAATAA
- a CDS encoding universal stress protein → MGNIFLKKILIPTDFSKYSEAAIHFGLSLAKKFNSEIYFLNVSPPEFTFYSGMRTSVHTEVKREEERDVKKHREELEEFIKKFNMEDLRVNYLVKSGPPFVEIIIAAREINADLIVMGTHGRSGLSHVMIGSVAEKVVRKSPCPVVTIKPKDLKFEMP, encoded by the coding sequence ATGGGAAATATATTTCTCAAAAAGATTTTAATCCCTACGGATTTTTCAAAATATTCTGAAGCAGCTATTCATTTCGGTTTATCATTAGCAAAGAAATTTAATTCTGAAATCTATTTTTTGAATGTATCTCCTCCTGAATTTACGTTTTACAGCGGTATGAGGACAAGTGTTCATACAGAGGTGAAAAGAGAAGAAGAAAGAGATGTTAAGAAACATAGGGAAGAGTTAGAAGAATTCATAAAGAAATTCAACATGGAAGATTTGCGGGTTAATTACCTTGTTAAATCAGGACCTCCCTTCGTAGAAATTATTATAGCAGCTAGAGAAATCAATGCGGATCTAATCGTTATGGGAACCCACGGTAGAAGTGGTCTTTCTCATGTTATGATTGGAAGTGTCGCTGAAAAGGTTGTTAGAAAATCTCCTTGTCCTGTTGTGACCATAAAGCCAAAGGATTTAAAATTCGAGATGCCTTAG